The window CCTCAGGCAAATGCTCCAGAAAATAATCCGTTATTTTGCAGAAAATATCAGCATATTCCTCATCTCTAAGAAATTTATAAGCAAGTGCAGTTCCGTAAATTCCCCATGCCTGCCCTCTTGCCCAGGCAGAACCATCCCGATAGCCCTGGTGAGTGACTCCCTTTTTAGGCTCTCCTGTTTCAATATCAAAGAAAAAGGTATGATAAGTGGAATGATCTTCCCTAATAATATTTTTCATTGCTGTTTTAATATGCGCTTCCGCTTTTTTTATGTAGTTTTCCTCTCCGGTCACCTCACCTGCCCAGAAAAGCAGAGGCATATTAAGCAGACAGTCTATAATCAAACGGTAATTGTTCTCTTCCCCAAGCTTTCCCCAGGCCTGAAAAAACTGACCTTTTTCATTAAATCTTGTCATCAGATTATCTGCTGCCATAATGGCAGCTTCCTTACCTGTTATATTTCCTGTAAGTTTGTATGCAGCCACACAGGAGGGACAATATAAAAATCCCATGTCATGGTGGTCCACACCTTCCTTTTCCCTGATTCTTCTGTAAAAATCCTTTACTTCAATTTCAGCTGTATTTCGTAAAACTTCATCCCCTGTTTTCTCATAAGCCAGCCATACTTCACCGGTCCAGAAGCCAGGTGTCCATTCGTAGTTGGTTCCCTTCTGGTAAAAATTATTCACACTGGCTTCCTGAGGAAATTGTTCCGTAAACTGCTCCGTCGCTTTTTTAATCAGTTCTGCTGCCTTATCATAGGCAGCTTCCAGCATTCCATCATCTATTTCCTTGTGTTGTAACAGCTCTTCTATTGTTTGCATATACCGTTCCTCCTCACACCGTCAAATATTTGTTTTCTTTATTCCTTCACAGCTCCAATCATAACTCCCTTTGTAAAGTATTTCTGTAAAAATGGATATACGAACAGAATCGGAACAGTAGCCACCATGATCGTGGCATACTTAATGCTCTGTGCAATAGCCTCCGCATCAGCTCCCGCGCCTCCGTTCATCGCCTGTAAATCATTGGATATGAGGATTTCCCTTAAAATAACCTGGAGGGGATATAATTCCCGGTCTCTTAAAATCGCAGACGCCCAGAACCATGCATTCCATATGGAAACGCCGTAATATAAAACCATAACCGCCATAATTGCTTTAGACAGGGGCAAGATGATTTTAAACAGAATGGTAATATGACCGGCCCCGTCAATTCTGGCTGCTTCTGTTAAGCTGTCAGGAATGGATTCAAAGGATGTTCTTAGAATAATCATATTATAAGTATTGATCATAAAAGGAATGATGAGTCCCCATCTGCTGTTGATCAAATGCAAATCCTTTAAATTCAGATAAAACGGGATCATACCTCCTGAGAAAAACATAGTAAACAGCACAAACAGCATCAAAGGCTTTTTAAACATCACACCCTTTCTGGAAAAGAAATAAGCGGCCAGCGAAGTCATTACCAAATCCAGGGCAACACCTGCTACCAAAATAAACAGGGTATTTACATAACCCTTCAAAATCATAGGGTTTTCAAATACCTTCATATATGCCTGAAGATTAAAGCCCAAAGGCTTTAATAAAAATCCCGAATGCGACATCAGCCGGCTGCTGTTGCTGAAGGAAGCCATAGCCACAAACCACATGGGATATAAGCAGATCAATGCAATGATGGTCAAAACAATATAATTAATAACATGAAATATTCTCTCTCCGCGGGAAATTTTAACTTTCATCTTTCTCCTCCTTTACCACAGGCTGTTTTCCGTTGTCTTTTTAGAGATTTTATTGGTAACATACAACAGAACACAGTTGATCACAGAATTAAACAGACCAATTGCAGTCGAATAACTCCAATCCTGTTCAATCAGACCTGCACGGTATACATAGGAAGAAATAATATCTGCAGTATCATAAGTAGACGGATTATATAAGAGAATCGTCTTTTCATATCCCATGCTCATCAGAGAACCCATTCTTAAGATCAGCATGATGATAATAGTAGGTGCTATTCCAGGCAAGGTTACGTTGAGAAGCTGTTTCCATTTTCCTGCACCATCAATGGATGCAGCTTCATATAGCTGGCTGTCTACACCGGATAAAGCCGAAAGATAAATAATCGATCCCCAGCCGATCTCCTGCCAGATACTGGAAGCTGTATATATTGTACGGAAATTTGCAGGATCCTGAAGAAGAGGATTCCGCGTTCCTCCAAACAGCGCGATAATATCATTAAAAAGACCGGTCGTCAGACAGAAGTCCTTGATCATACCGCAGGCAACTACCAGCGAAATAAAATGGGGCAAATAGGTAATTGTCTGGGAAACCTTCTTAAACTTTCCGTTTTTCACTTCATTCAGCAAAAGGGCCAGAATAATAGGAGCCGGGAACCCAAAAATAATACTATAAATACTTAACAGCAGCGTGTTTTTCAAAAGCCTTCCAAAATAAGGACTTGTAAAAAATCTGGTGAAGTTTTCAAACCCCACCCATTCACTGCCAAAGACTCCCTTGGCAGGAGTAAAATCTTTAAATGCAATCATTGCACCATACATAGGTTTATACATAAAAACAGCATAAAAAATAAGGACAGGAAGCACCAGCAGATATAAAGTCCAGTTTCTCTGTAAATCTTTCCTGATCCTATAGCTTAACGAATTTCCCCTCATTCCTTCCATCCCTTCCTTTCATCTGAATACCTGACCCGAAAACTTTGATCCGAAAACAGCCGGGGACTGACTATGCAATCGCCCGGCCGTATTTGCGGATTGCGAATATCCGCTTGAATTGAAAATCAACCAAATTATCTGGCTTCATAACGCGCTAAAGCTGCGTTCTCAATCTCAAGTGCACGGTCCAGTTTCATATCCTTTAAAGTCTGGATATAATGATCCCATTTATCAAAGCTTTCTGTACCAAAGATGAATTTAAGGGTCATTTCATCTACATAAGTATTAAGCTCATTTGTAATAGTGGCCAGTTCCTTGGACTCCTCCTGGGTTGGAGTGATGTTGGGAACAGTATGTTTGCCTGCATTTGGAACTTCCCATACACTTGGACAATCCTTAACAGTGGGAAGCTGTAAATACTGCTCAAGATAGTTTAAATCCTGTACAAATGGTCCATTATAATTCGCACGTATGTATTTTGACAAGGACTGTGCCAGAGGCCAGCCGTCCGGATTATTCATAACCAAATCCGAATAAACGGCTTTTCCATCCTTCATCTCATAAGAAACACCTTCAATGCCATAGTTAAACAAATTGTGCCCTGCATCAGAATAACCGTAATCCAATAACCTGGCTGCCAGTTCTACATTTTTACAGCTGGAGGTAATGGCTGCTGCCACATCAGGGAACTTATTTTCCATATATCCGTATTCAGGTGCGGCCCCCTTTTCTAAAGTTGGAATTGGTGTGGGAACCAGCAGATAATCAGGATTGGTCTTCTGTGCACTTGTCATAAACACCTGCATACGGCTTGCTGCCCAGCCTACGGAAGCACCTGATTTATCACTGGTCATCTTTGCCGTTACCTGATCACCATTAAGGGTTGCAATATCCTTATCGATCAGTCCCTCCTGATACCACTGGTTCATTGTCATTAAATAATCCTTATATTCAGCCTGAGCTGGTGCAAAAGCGACCTTTCCCCCATCATCCAATATAAACCATGTGGAGTTAGCAGCGCCGACCTTATAGGCAAATGCAATTGGATTGGACTGTTTGAAATTGGCCCAGTCAAAGCTGATAGGAGCCTCAGTGCCCTTCTTTTCCTTAAATGCAGTCAATACGGTATGCCACTCATCAACGGTTTTCGGCACCTCAAGCCCCAGTTCATCAAGCCAATCCTTACGAATGAACCCACCTACCGTATAACGCAGCTTATCTTCGCCGCGAATGAATGGGAATGCAAAATAGTTCCCGTCATCTGTCTTGATCATCTTATCTACATCAGGGTTTTCTGTCAGATATTTTTTAAGATTGGGACAATACTGGTCAATAATATCATTTAAAGGAATGATCACTCCATCCTTGATCGCTTTTTCCGGACCGCCCGGATACATTTTTACCCATTGCCATTCCATAATATCAGGAAGATTTCCGTCAGCAACAATCAAATTAAACTGTTCCTTTGCCTGGTCTGCGCCTGCCGCAGGATGCTGGAACTTGATTGTAATACCAGTCTGCTCCTGTAAAGCCTTTCCTAATTCCGTTTCACCTAAATTAGTAAAGTTAGCTGATGCGTTGGTATTCAGCTGAAGCCAATAGGTAAGCTCCCCTCCGTCAGCCAGGGGATAAGACACCTCACCTCCTGCATTGGCATTAGAACTGCCTTCTGCAGCTTTTGATGTTTCCTTTGTCTCCCCGCCTGTACTTGAAGTCCCCCCTGTTTTGCTTCCGCATCCTGCCAGCAGAGAGGCAACAGTCGCCATGGCTGCCAATACAGCAACCGGTTTTCTAAAACATTTCCTCATAAATCTTCCTCCTTCTTTTTATTCGCATTGCATTTGCTTTTTACATTCTACATGGTTCAATGGGCATTTTATATATTCAAATATTTAAAAAGGTTGACAAAATCGCACGATTTCATCAACCTTTCTTGACTAAAACTAAAATTTATTTACAATTTATCGAATCCCTACCGCCCGCTTTTTAATTGCCCAGGCGTTGCTCCCGTAAATTTCTTGAAAGTTCTGATAAATGTGGAGCAGTCCCGAAAGCCTACTCTCTCAGCTACCTCAACCACGTTAATTCCCTCTGCCAGCAATTTCTCAGCCTCATCGGTCCGTTTCTGATTGATGGCCTTTAAGAGGCTTTCGCCTGTGTGTTTTTTATAAATGGAGGAAAGATAAGCAGGAGTCATATGGAAATGCAGTCCTGTCTGAGAAATATTTAAATCAGGATCACTGAAATTCTCCTGAATATACTTTTGAATCTTTTCACACAATTGTTGGTTCTGTCCGTATTCTCTGGAATTTCCAGAAGACTTACACAATTTCTCAATTGCTTCCCCAAATGTTTCCTTGATTTTCTCAAGAGGCATTTTTACAGAAATACCCTTTAATCCTAAATCATCACCGGAAATTTCCCCTGTTTCCTGGGCTCCTTTCATAATGGTTCCCATTAAATCATAGAGAAGGCATTTTAACATATCCAGAGATGCTTTATTTTCCAGATAATTGGCATCCAGAATTTTATTGATATAGGAAGAAGCCAAAACGCTGTTACGGTTTTTGATCGCTGCAATGATTCGCAGTTCCTGGTCCGTTGGATAATCGTATTTTTTATGGGAACTGTTTTTAATTTCCCGATAACTGATATATTCAGGATCCAGAACAGTCACAAATTCCTCTGCTTCTCTTGCTTCCATATAAGATAAATGAATTCCCTCCAGTCCCCTATGAGCTTCTCCCGCCAATACCACCGTCATAAATCCAAAATTCTCATAAATATATTTCTGCATTGCATCTATGATTTCCTCCAGACTCTCATCATATCCGGCAGCAGTGTCAGGTATATTGACAATCATTGCAACGGTATCACCCAGCTCCACCTTTTCATAAGAAAAGCTGCCTGCAATTCCTTCTCCAAATACATTTCCAATAATGAATTTTCTCAGACTGTTAATTTGTATGTATTCTGCCTGGCTTCCCTCCCGCATGGAAGTGCCCTTTACTGTGAAAAGCAGTACAAGGTTGCTTTCTTCCCGGAATCTCCTGATAATTGCTTCACGATCCGGTGTTTCTTTACTTTGTTCATAGGAGTTTATCATCAGATCCGTTAAATAATACTGTTTTACCACTTCCTGGCTCCTGCTCACCATCTGCTTAAAATCTGACCGTTCTGCCAGCAGTGAAATAGCCTTTTTCTCCAGATACAAATATTCATTGTCAACAAATACTTCCTGGGTATCGTCGTGTTTCCGGAACACCTCCATCAGAACCTTTAAGGGATTGTAGTTAATTTTCATCATCCTGGATGCCGCCCAATAACCGGTAAACAGACAGATAAATATGCCAATCACGAAAATATTCTGCATTTTCCCTGCTGAGCCGCTTATCATTCTCTCAGGCATGAGCAGAACATATTTCCAATTAAATACACGGGAAAATACAGTGCGTATAATATAATTTTCCCCATTCCACGTTATTTTCTGATCCCCATCCTCATTCAGATGGTCATATCGGATTCCAATGCCTGAATAATCTTCCGATCTGTTCATGATCTGATTTTTCTCGTTTATAATCAGCCAATCCAGACCTGATTCCCAGGACGCCTGTTCAATGCTGCTGTTTAAAGCATCCATATCCAGCCAGATTACGATCATTGCAGAGGATTCTCCAAATTCCCCTTTTAAATTGTTCATTGTCAAAAGAAGGGTAGGTCTTCCCTGAGTCCATTTGGAATTCATTTGGATTGCATCACGAAAATGATATTCTGACAGATGTTCTTTTAAGACTTCAGCTGATTTTCTATCTTCCTCTCCAAAACAATAAAGATCACTATACATGGAAAAATCCATGTTTCCAAAGGAAGAAACCACTTTGTCACAGTTCTTAAAATAAACCATGATATCTTTGCAATAATCTCCGTTTTTATTGATCGTTACTTTAAGATCCATAATTTCATTCTGGATCGTATAAAGCTGGTAGGAATTGTCAGGCCGAAACTCCCCCTTCACCACGGACAATTGCTGCACGTTCTTATTAAGAGCCAATTGTGTCAAAATATTCTCATAATTCCCCAGCTCCCTGTCACAGGTATTTTTCACTGTCTGGATCAAGCTTCGGTTAGAGGTATCCGCCTGTTCCTTGGCAATATAATAAGCATAAAAATAAAATAAAATTCCCATGAAAATTGGGATTAAAAAAATAAAGCCATAAGATAAATACAGCTTTCGATAAGCTTTCCCCTTATTTTTCATACCTTTTACTTCCTTTGATCGTATCTTCTTATGGTGTATCTTATCATAAAATCATCACCGAATACAGATGTTTTCGTTGTTTTTTATAAATAACACAGCAAATCCTGCAATCGAAAGAATCAAGGGGGATGCTGCTCCTTTCATGCAAAAAAAAGACCAACTACCGGATTTCCACAGCTGGCAGGCATTGCCCCTTCTCGTAAACATCATTGAAAGAGAGATTTACACTTTCCCATATTTGATGGATTTTTCTCCAAAATATTGATATAATCAGCATAAAGTCATTCATATACTCTTCAAGGAGGTGGCTATATGCAAAAAATGCCGGTATTATTTATTGGACATGGATCACCCATGAACGCAATTGAGGAAAATCAGTATTCTTCCCAGTGGGAAAAGCTTCCTGCGCGGATTCCCAGACCACAGGCCATCCTTTCCGTTTCAGCCCATTGGTTTACGTCAGGTACCAGGGTAACGGATTCCCCTGCCCCGAAAATGGTTTATGACATGTATGGTTTTCCGGATGAGCTGTACCAGGTTACATACAATGCGCCTGGTTCACCACATTTTGCTGCTCTGACAAAAGAACTGCTCAATGACAATATTCCGTTTGATAATACCTGGGGACTGGATCATGGCTCCTGGTCTGTCCTGCGGCGGATCTATCCTCATGCCGATATCCCCGTATTTCAGCTTAGTGTGGACAGGCTGGCTCCCGCCAAAATTCATTTTGAAATGGGACGTAAGCTCCGCGCTCTTCGCCAGCAGGGTGTACTGATTTTGGGAAGCGGAAATATTGTCCATAACCTTGCCAGAGTGAACTGGAATATGAATGGGGGCTACCCCTGGGCAGAGGAATTTGACAATTATATCAAAGACAGTATCCTGAAGGGAAACCTTGAAAATGTTATTCACTATCAACAGGCCGGTGCATCTTCCTCCCTTGCATTTTCCGCATTGGATCACTTTGCCCCGCTGCTGTATGTTTTGGGGGGCATCTGACGGAAATGACCTTGTCACCGTCTTCAATGATTCCTGTATGCTTGGCTCACTTTCCATGACCAGTTACCTGTTTGAATAACAACGGAAATTTTTCCGGACATTAAAAGAGCTGCCGCACCGCTGGCTGTGGGCCAGGGGAGCGGCAGCTCCTTTTGTTAACGTGAAAGCTAATCCCATAATATGAATGGTTATTAATTTACATTCTGCTTGCTGAGCCAGTTCCCATTTCCGCCATCTTTCCCTGCATTGAACTGATCCCAAAGCAGATCAACAGATATGGATACACCCTTGTCCTGACTTAAGGCATCCTTTTCCTCATCTTCTGCATAATCGGCCTTATCTGTACTTCCGGTTGTGTAAACACCTTCCCCATCCGGATCCATTGCAACTGCAATATATAAATCCATCCGGTTGTCACTGTCCGGTGCACAAAGAAGATTGGAGGCCTCAATCACTGACTTGATCTCATCTGCAGATAAGTTTTCCAAAGCAGATAAGCGGAGGAAGTCAACCTTTCCTACCCGAAAGCTGTTTGTTCCATTTGCAAAGGAAGAACACAGCTTAAAAATTTCCTTTCCATCATCAGAGGTATCATAGGAATAAGCTTCCTGATCGATCATCAGAGCGATACCCAGCATATCCTTGGTGGTTTCATTGACTACAGCACCGTCAAGGCCATTGACATCAACCTTTAAATTTCCCAGCTTTGCTGCAATGGAACCAACATTTAATATATCCGTACGGAATGCCTGGGCATAACCCGGATACATATTTTTGACAGTAAGAAGAATATTGTCACTTCCGTCAACCTGTCCCTCTACATAAGGTCCTACTGTTTTTTTGATTTTTGCCTTATCAACAAGTTCCGCATCAAATTCAACCTCATTCAACCCTTTTGAACGGTCCTGATAAGCCTCAATGCTGCCGTCCTTTGCAATTTTGTTATAAGATGTACCTCTGGTGAAAAAATCATCGTCAACAAATCCGGAATCACCGATACCGTCAACAATACTCCAGCCTCCATTCAGAACTTCATTGCTATACTGTGCATACAGTCCCAGATCGGCAAACGTCACATCCAGTTCTCCTGTGGTTGCCTTGGTGGTCACATTCAATGTATCCGTCCAATAAGCATATCCGGTTCCTGTGAGAATTAACGACAGGGCTACAATTCCTCCTGCCAACGATTTCTTTCCTGATTTTCTCATTAAGTTACCCTCCTTTTTGTATTTCCTACAGTATAAGCCGAATCTTCCCCAAAAGAATCCCTCCTTTGTATGATTTTCCTTGCGACTATCTGCCCTTAAAAACTATCCTTGTTCAGCATTTTCTTTACCACTTTCTTTCCCATGATCTACTACCAAAGTAGTATCCTCCATCTCTGCAAGGAAAAGAAAGGCGTTCTCTCCTTCTGTAACACAGAACATTCCGCCTTTGGGAAACCCATTTTCATCCAAACTGTAAAATACAGGCCGGCGCAGTTCCTCAGCCACCAGCAGCAGATTCTCCATATCCTGAATTACCATGCAGTCTTTTCCGTCTAATACCGGCATTTGTCCGATCTGTACCATTCTCCCTGCATATTTTCTTAGTATGGTTTTTAATTTTGTGATACGTTTTTCTGCTTCCGTCGGCTGCCTGACCCCGAAAATGGTACAAAAAATAAAAAGAATCCCCAAGCCCCCAGGGAATGCCGCTAAAAACAGTGCAGAAAAATCAATCGGTTCTTTTTCCCTTATTATTTCCTTTATACCGCCTTCCTGCACTTCCTTACCCGGTTTCTGGATCTCATACA of the Lacrimispora indolis DSM 755 genome contains:
- a CDS encoding glycoside hydrolase family 88 protein produces the protein MQTIEELLQHKEIDDGMLEAAYDKAAELIKKATEQFTEQFPQEASVNNFYQKGTNYEWTPGFWTGEVWLAYEKTGDEVLRNTAEIEVKDFYRRIREKEGVDHHDMGFLYCPSCVAAYKLTGNITGKEAAIMAADNLMTRFNEKGQFFQAWGKLGEENNYRLIIDCLLNMPLLFWAGEVTGEENYIKKAEAHIKTAMKNIIREDHSTYHTFFFDIETGEPKKGVTHQGYRDGSAWARGQAWGIYGTALAYKFLRDEEYADIFCKITDYFLEHLPEDMVPYWDFDFSDGSDEPRDSSAAAIAACGMLEMSKFLPKEKTEYYTGMAKRLLYALIRECAVTDPAVSNGLLLHGTYAKSSPYNTCPNHGVDECVLWGDYFYMEALTRLSTDWEPYWY
- a CDS encoding carbohydrate ABC transporter permease, with the translated sequence MKVKISRGERIFHVINYIVLTIIALICLYPMWFVAMASFSNSSRLMSHSGFLLKPLGFNLQAYMKVFENPMILKGYVNTLFILVAGVALDLVMTSLAAYFFSRKGVMFKKPLMLFVLFTMFFSGGMIPFYLNLKDLHLINSRWGLIIPFMINTYNMIILRTSFESIPDSLTEAARIDGAGHITILFKIILPLSKAIMAVMVLYYGVSIWNAWFWASAILRDRELYPLQVILREILISNDLQAMNGGAGADAEAIAQSIKYATIMVATVPILFVYPFLQKYFTKGVMIGAVKE
- a CDS encoding ABC transporter permease — its product is MRGNSLSYRIRKDLQRNWTLYLLVLPVLIFYAVFMYKPMYGAMIAFKDFTPAKGVFGSEWVGFENFTRFFTSPYFGRLLKNTLLLSIYSIIFGFPAPIILALLLNEVKNGKFKKVSQTITYLPHFISLVVACGMIKDFCLTTGLFNDIIALFGGTRNPLLQDPANFRTIYTASSIWQEIGWGSIIYLSALSGVDSQLYEAASIDGAGKWKQLLNVTLPGIAPTIIIMLILRMGSLMSMGYEKTILLYNPSTYDTADIISSYVYRAGLIEQDWSYSTAIGLFNSVINCVLLYVTNKISKKTTENSLW
- a CDS encoding extracellular solute-binding protein; the encoded protein is MRKCFRKPVAVLAAMATVASLLAGCGSKTGGTSSTGGETKETSKAAEGSSNANAGGEVSYPLADGGELTYWLQLNTNASANFTNLGETELGKALQEQTGITIKFQHPAAGADQAKEQFNLIVADGNLPDIMEWQWVKMYPGGPEKAIKDGVIIPLNDIIDQYCPNLKKYLTENPDVDKMIKTDDGNYFAFPFIRGEDKLRYTVGGFIRKDWLDELGLEVPKTVDEWHTVLTAFKEKKGTEAPISFDWANFKQSNPIAFAYKVGAANSTWFILDDGGKVAFAPAQAEYKDYLMTMNQWYQEGLIDKDIATLNGDQVTAKMTSDKSGASVGWAASRMQVFMTSAQKTNPDYLLVPTPIPTLEKGAAPEYGYMENKFPDVAAAITSSCKNVELAARLLDYGYSDAGHNLFNYGIEGVSYEMKDGKAVYSDLVMNNPDGWPLAQSLSKYIRANYNGPFVQDLNYLEQYLQLPTVKDCPSVWEVPNAGKHTVPNITPTQEESKELATITNELNTYVDEMTLKFIFGTESFDKWDHYIQTLKDMKLDRALEIENAALARYEAR
- a CDS encoding helix-turn-helix domain-containing protein; the protein is MKNKGKAYRKLYLSYGFIFLIPIFMGILFYFYAYYIAKEQADTSNRSLIQTVKNTCDRELGNYENILTQLALNKNVQQLSVVKGEFRPDNSYQLYTIQNEIMDLKVTINKNGDYCKDIMVYFKNCDKVVSSFGNMDFSMYSDLYCFGEEDRKSAEVLKEHLSEYHFRDAIQMNSKWTQGRPTLLLTMNNLKGEFGESSAMIVIWLDMDALNSSIEQASWESGLDWLIINEKNQIMNRSEDYSGIGIRYDHLNEDGDQKITWNGENYIIRTVFSRVFNWKYVLLMPERMISGSAGKMQNIFVIGIFICLFTGYWAASRMMKINYNPLKVLMEVFRKHDDTQEVFVDNEYLYLEKKAISLLAERSDFKQMVSRSQEVVKQYYLTDLMINSYEQSKETPDREAIIRRFREESNLVLLFTVKGTSMREGSQAEYIQINSLRKFIIGNVFGEGIAGSFSYEKVELGDTVAMIVNIPDTAAGYDESLEEIIDAMQKYIYENFGFMTVVLAGEAHRGLEGIHLSYMEAREAEEFVTVLDPEYISYREIKNSSHKKYDYPTDQELRIIAAIKNRNSVLASSYINKILDANYLENKASLDMLKCLLYDLMGTIMKGAQETGEISGDDLGLKGISVKMPLEKIKETFGEAIEKLCKSSGNSREYGQNQQLCEKIQKYIQENFSDPDLNISQTGLHFHMTPAYLSSIYKKHTGESLLKAINQKRTDEAEKLLAEGINVVEVAERVGFRDCSTFIRTFKKFTGATPGQLKSGR
- the ygiD gene encoding 4,5-DOPA dioxygenase extradiol; translation: MQKMPVLFIGHGSPMNAIEENQYSSQWEKLPARIPRPQAILSVSAHWFTSGTRVTDSPAPKMVYDMYGFPDELYQVTYNAPGSPHFAALTKELLNDNIPFDNTWGLDHGSWSVLRRIYPHADIPVFQLSVDRLAPAKIHFEMGRKLRALRQQGVLILGSGNIVHNLARVNWNMNGGYPWAEEFDNYIKDSILKGNLENVIHYQQAGASSSLAFSALDHFAPLLYVLGGI